TTTAAATAAGTCTTCTATTCCAGATGTTGACTGGGTCTTGCTTTCTGCTGGTTTGGCAGAATCTTTTTTCTCTGAGCTAGGTACTGGTTGTGCAGCTGAACAATTTTGAATATTCCATGAGCAACAGTAAAAAAAGTGACATGGAAATCCATAAATATTGTACTAAGATCCAAGAAAGTGAGGAAGGCACAATAAAGTTCCCATGTAAATAGAATAACTCATCAGTCGAATAGTCACAAGAACTCACACTGGAAGCCATCCCAGGCATTATCATCGTTTGAAGATGATTCTGACTCTCTCTCTGTTGTTCCATCCATTGATAACATGTTAAAGAGATCAGTAGCATAATCAACTTTAGGAGGTGGCGCAACAGATGGCTTCTCAACTCTAGGGGGTGTTGCCTCAACTTTGGCAGGAGATTTCTGTGGCTGAGGTGAAACCACCTTAGGAACTGGTGGTTCTACCTTTGGGGGCTGAGGTGATGCCTGCTTCCCATGCAATCATGCCAGATTAGAAGGGGTTACATTGATGTGTTAAAGTGATTGATAACTAAGAATTATACAATGTGGATTACTCAGTCTGACTTAAAAGAACAAGAGCTAAAATTTCAAAAGAACTATGTCTAAAGACACATCCGCCAGTTTCACATTGACAGATTGATTGTTGTTTAGGAAAGTTTTGGTAGTGAAGGATTACCTGAGAGGGTATCCTTGAAGCTACAGGTGCAACTTTGCTCAGAAGAGCTGGTGAACCACGGTTTTGCTCGAATGAAGATCTATGACCATGTCCACTCCTATTAGCACTAGCCGGAGACTCTTGGCTCTTCTCATCTCGAACACCGGAGGAAGGTTGTGATGTTCCATTCCTCGGTACCCATCTCTTGTCCTCGTATCTACATTTCAGACATAATATGTCACGTGTTGACATTAGTGTTTGAAGAGCAGGAGGATAAGAATAAAGAATGATATATTCAAGGTACTGAAAGATCTGGAAAGAAACATACTTTGCACGGATGAAATTCTCTATCCCAACCCTATCATAGTTAGGAGGCAGCTCTGCTTCCCAATAGCTATTTGCTTTTTCGTTTCCCATTGCTGCAAGAAGATGAATACAATCAATCATGAGAAATGCCATCGTGGTTTTATACAACTAAAAATGTCCTTCAAGTTTCACACCAGATAGTAATTCATACATTGAATAAATGCAACTTGCTCTGGCAGCCATGTATCCAGGGTGGCAGATCTTACCTGTGTAAGAAAATGCTTTAGTAAAATAGTAAACGTGGTGGATTATTTGGTAACACGGTATGTATAATAGCCAATACAAAATGAAAGaaagcaaaaacatgttttgttAAGGCATCAAAAGGATTGTTGTCTTCTATCTGGCTTTCACAAGCAATTTGTTATCCACAAAATTAAACAAACTCGAATGCAATAAGATAATGATAGAAGCAATgtaacccaaaaaaaaaaaaaaacataagcaCAACTAGATGCTAAGGTTCTTGCATGATAAGTATAGTTAAGCATTTAAGCTGATACTCCAAGATCGGATAGTGCTGTAGTGATTCATGATTGCTGTGATGTCAGCGAGTTAATGTAGGCAACATAGTACACAATTAAAGCGTAAACATTTGACGCTGTAAACAACAGGTCAACAGCTAAATTGTCCACAAATGCAGATCACCCTATGTCAGAAATCAGCGTTGCGGCTTCAAATCAATTCAGTGAGAACATCTATGCATAATAAAATGTCTCTAGTGGCGGTGATGCTGAGTTCGAAAAAACGGTGAAGCTCAGCCAGGGCCAGTCACTGACCTTAGATATGTGCACCCCCAGGCTTCTATGAATTCCAGAACATGTCATACATATAAAGATCCCTAGATTCACACTTGCCCATCGAGGACCCCTGCAATATGGTCACAGATAGGAGTGTCAGCATGAACAAGAGTTGTAAGAAGTATCTACCCATAGTCATGGAATGGAAAGCAGTCAAGGAGGCTTTCCTACATTCACTAGGGGCCTAGGATAAAACCAAAACTACAAACCACCAACTCCATTAAACTCCTTTGAGCTGACATAAAAATTTCATTTTAGGCCCTTCTCCTGAAAGCAAAGGTCTGTACATGTAACATATATGCCTAAACAAATGGTAGATGTTTTGAGATGTAAAATAGTGCTCCTCTATATAAATGGTAGATGTTTTGAGACGTAAAATAGTGCTCCCTCTATATAAAATATCAAAATGCCATGTCCTCAAGCGGCAACTGGTGACACTTGTAACACAGCTATTTGACATCTAGCTATGCCTAATGTACCATTTTCTTGGAACAACCAAATGGCACAGTTCCACTCACTTCGACTTGCAGTCCGCGCATTCTCTATTCTCAGGCAGCCGAAGAAGACTTTCCAATATCTGGAACAAGAAAATACAATTAGTTTTAAAAAAGGATAAAGGTCTCAGATAAGGCCAACATGCATACGTGAATGATGCAAAACAACATAAACACCGCATGGTACCACTAAGCGTGTCGACAAAATGGCGAATTTTAGGCTTGACATCAAAGACAGCTAGTGAGTTTACTTGTTCTGTGAACTAAACAAAAGTGAGCCACAAAtcattttccttttcttatgtactccctccgttccaaattataagttgctttgacttttttttttatacatccattttgctatgcatctagatataataatatatctagatacatagcaaaatagatgaaaagcgacttataatttggaaccgagggagtacacaacaagaGAAAGGTAATACAATCTGTAAAAATCCGAGACCATACTGGTTAGAAAATTCGGGAATCAGACCGCTGAATCGTAACTCGTATAGGTTGGATGAATTCAGCAAAGCACTAAACATCACCAACAGTAAGCGTCGGCTCCTTGGTTCCCACATGGCCCTTAGCAAAACGGAACGGAGCAGAGCTCGGATCTGCCACCTCGCATCAACTCACTAGCGGAACCACAAAGCAATCACAGAGGTCAGCGCAACGGCGCATGGGAAATCAAGGGCCGGCACAACCGCAGATCCCGAATCTCCGACTCAGGACAGGACAATTAACCGCACAACAAGAAACGGCTTGCCCCTCATTCCTCCTACCAATTGAGGCAGCAGCAGCGCGCGGTCCCGATCTAAGAAAAACTCGGAGAAGGACAAGGAGCAGGAATCAACAACCGGACCTTCTTGTGCTTGGCGTTGAGCTCCTTGGAGACGGACGCCTTCCCGTTCATGGCTGCGCCCGCCGAATCCTCCGACCTGAACAGCCCTAGGATCCCCTGATTGAGAGATTATTGGGCAAGGAtttgggggagggggaggggatttcggcctcctcctctttcctttctccctcctctcctctcctccctgtGTTTTTGCTTTGCCGCGTCGGGAGGGTCgaggagagagaaagggagaaacAGGGGGAGAGGGATCTGTGCCGTGCGTCTCTTCTCTTCGCGGCTTGACCTTCTTCTCGCTCGctttcactctctctctccctctgaaTTCCCTTGTTTTATTTATCTAATTTTTCTCGTTCTGTCTATGAGCGGAGTAATTTATTTCTGTGGTTTGACAATGATGTGTGGCGCGAGGGTTTGCTGGCCTAACCACGGTTAAGGGGGTGTTAGGTTCCCGGAACTAAATTTTAGTgcatgtcccatcggatgtttgacacatgtatagagtattaaatatagacgaaaaaataactaattacacagattgcgactaatttgcaagacgaaaaATTTTTAAgccagtccatgatttgacaatgtggtgctacagtaaatgtgtgctaatgatggattaattaggcttaataaattcatcttgtaaattagtctccatctgtgtaattagttttataattaactcatgtttagtcctcctaaatagcatccgaacgtccgatgtgatatggactaaaatttagtccgtggaaccaaacaccccctaagcccGGATATATTTGCTCCGCTCACACTAGCTAGAGTATATCGTTTGGAGCCAAAATCTCAGTAAAGGCTTGTTCGGTTGCTTAGGAACGAGGGTCTAGAATAATTTCTAGTTAGAATAGTTCACTAATTTGTATAATTATTGAGAAGCTGGAATTGTTCCTAGGTCCATTCCTAAGCAACCGAAGTGACCCTAAATCATCAACACTTTCACAGACATTGATCTTTTCTTTACTAAGCAGCAAAGAAAAAAATGCTCTATTTTGATAGGGTTTTTATAAGCAAGTCTAATTACATAGGGCAACGACATATACTCGTCGAGTAGCGTCATCTCATTCCACTCCATATGTCATCATTTTCATAATACCAGTAATCTAGGCGAGATTATCCCATAGGATTCGTAGGGTCCCATATACATGATTCTATTTTTGAATATGTGAACATCTTTAACCATATATTTATCTATTTTCTATCATAATACAATAGTATCAAAAGAAGCCACCATATTCTCCAAGAGGGTTTACAAATTATCACATTCATTAactgagaaaaagaaaataacTTACACCATTATATTTTATGGTAATTTAACGTCTTAAATTAAACCAAAGAACACATATCTACTAAAATTAAGAAAAGTAGACTCTGACTAAAAATAACAATTTGATCCATAAGACACAATTAGTAAATGGCAAATTTGAACAAAAATAGTTTGATCGCCAAGTGATTTGGGAAGGAAAAATACCCAAATAAAGTATCATTAGAAAATATATAACTTCAACattaaaaatagaaaagaaagtagTAATTTGATTGCCGTCTGTTGGAAAACACATAAATAAAAATGTCAAAGTATTACTATAAATGAAGTTAAAAAGTCATCTCTTTCACTCTCAAATGATAAAAGCTAAGATCATATTTGATacggctccagctccagctcaATCAGCAATTTTTGTGGAGGAACCGGAGGAGCCATACCAAATATTTTGGGAGGAGTCATTTTCTGGTGAATAGTAAAGGAGACAAAGCCGTTTTGAGGCCTAGAGGAGGAGATGCAATTTGTACTTGTGCTTCGATTTCTTCAGAGGGGCACTTGAGGAGGAGCCCATGCCAAACATTCCATAACACATTGATCCTATATATCTAGATTGTAATAGTCTATAACTATTAAAAATAAAGATTCAATACATATTCAAGTATAGAAATAGATGATGGTGTTAAATTCAAATAGAATTACAACTGAATTTTGTCATGGTAATAAAAACAAGAAAACCACACGGAATGTCTATGGAAGGTATTACACTAATGTACATACAAGAGCTATCTGAACCGAGCAATAATGTCATGctcataaaaatcataaaatactCCTGATACCCATGCCACTCCTTCCCTCGCCATGCTCTACACATCAAGATCTTAGCTTATTCTTCTCATCCCAAAGCTCACCAAGACATTCATTCCTTGTAGCCATGACCGAAATGTTTTGGCATCGTCACAAGATAGGAGTGAGCAATGGCTTTAAGCCATTAAGTTGTTGGCGGTAGTATGCAAAATTTATGCCGATCGATGGATATGGTGTAGGAGCAGAAGAGAAGACAATTACATACAATAAATCAAATAAACAAACTATTTAAAAATCAATTAAAGACATCTGGATGAAAGCTAGCTACATCCTATACATGTGCTATTTGCGGGATCACTTTACTAGTTGGTTAAAACTTAACATATATGAGATATTATTAAGTTTTAGCGATTTGTAGTTTGACAGATGTTTGTGTTGCGATGTATTAAGTATTTTAA
Above is a genomic segment from Miscanthus floridulus cultivar M001 chromosome 3, ASM1932011v1, whole genome shotgun sequence containing:
- the LOC136546978 gene encoding ADP-ribosylation factor GTPase-activating protein AGD5-like translates to MNGKASVSKELNAKHKKILESLLRLPENRECADCKSKGPRWASVNLGIFICMTCSGIHRSLGVHISKVRSATLDTWLPEQVAFIQSMGNEKANSYWEAELPPNYDRVGIENFIRAKYEDKRWVPRNGTSQPSSGVRDEKSQESPASANRSGHGHRSSFEQNRGSPALLSKVAPVASRIPSQASPQPPKVEPPVPKVVSPQPQKSPAKVEATPPRVEKPSVAPPPKVDYATDLFNMLSMDGTTERESESSSNDDNAWDGFQSAQPVPSSEKKDSAKPAESKTQSTSGIEDLFKDSPAVSISSAPAVSQVNAKNDIMSLFEKSNMVSPFAAHQQQLAFMSQQQALLMAALKAGNAPQMIPGNANANGSNPPLGTLPFQNWTNLGYQNPGLTPAAAQNGATKVANNNQDFSSGTFGFGTPGVYNTSSAVPANGATAAGASNNGTASTASSTLPSQSGKDYDFSSLTQGFFTKR